The Pan paniscus chromosome 12, NHGRI_mPanPan1-v2.0_pri, whole genome shotgun sequence genome window below encodes:
- the LOC100995772 gene encoding small ribosomal subunit protein uS10-like yields the protein MAFKDTGKTPVEPEVAIHRIRITLTSRNIKSLEKVCADLIRGAKEKNLKVKGPVRMPAKTLRITTRKAPCGEDSKTWDHFQMRIHKRLIDLHSPSEIVKQITSISIEPAVEVEVTIADA from the coding sequence ATGGCTTTTAAGGATACCGGAAAAACACCCGTGGAGCCAGAGGTGGCAATTCACCGAATTCGAATCACCCTAACAAGCCGCAACATAAAATCCCTGGAAAAGGTGTGTGCTGACTTGATCAGAGGCGCAAAGGAAAAGAATCTCAAAGTGAAAGGACCAGTTCGAATGCCTGCCAAGACTTTGAGAATCACTACAAGAAAAGCTCCTTGTGGTGAAGATTCTAAGACGTGGGATCATTTCCAGATGAGAATTCACAAGCGACTCATTGACTTGCACAGTCCTTCTGAGATTGTTAAGCAGATTACTTCCATCAGTATTGAGCCAGCAGTTGAGGTGGAAGTTACCATTGCAGATGCTTAA